A portion of the Flavobacterium magnum genome contains these proteins:
- a CDS encoding SusC/RagA family TonB-linked outer membrane protein encodes MKTIYTKLLILVLLLPLSAFAQGTLNGKVTDQASGQPLPGVSIIIQSTQNGTSTDMDGNFSLSNVKRGDKLVFSFIGYKEVVQNYDGQKSVSVVMEEQSSELQEVVVQVGYGSVKKKDATGSVTTVSEKDFNRGANVTTENLLNGRVAGLVINTSGAPGSGSQIRIRGGGSLLASNEPLIVVDGLPIENTTNTGSTSFLATLNPNTVESISVLKDASATAIYGSRASNGVIIITTKRGGKDLSFEYNFQYGLGKLVKTIDVFSGDEYRALIADKLPGKVTSLGTANTNWQDAIYRKTDLVDQSATLRGNLFKTIPARLTVGRTYQEGLRLTNEFTRNTVGLAMSPVLFDNHLRMRINANYSNETNRFADGVEGSAIAFDPTQPIYDANSPYGGFFQYYTGDGTLSGSTLSPNVTRNPVAQLLQTYDNGRNNRTFGNIEMDYKLHFFPDLRVVVNGGFDEAHGVRTRLMGRDAGSAPSNANQPFGKDELELENRRNKLLDAYFVYSKTINDFSFELTAGHSYQKFESEKFTTGNRRDLLVLGNSQFPETDRRTPNVLEAYFARTNLTLNDFLLTLSYRRDGTSRFSSDNRWGNFPAAAFAWKLKDALFKNSASVSDLKLRLGYGITGTQNFDFANAYLQKFITGSGTAQYYFGAGPVPIAQPDRISPDLKWEEATTYNAGLDFGFAENRITGSIDAFYRETNDLIQDAPIADGGNNSNYAIQNIGSFTTKGLEFSINANVVKTADFNWNVNFNASTFQRKVTELANHQDVLTGENVAGTGSPVLLFKEGFSPFSYYVFKQLYDTDNNPIEGAYADLNNDNVINESDRYVYKNQDPDVTMGFASTMNIGNLDFSFNLRASIGNHVFNGVNASQAQYALLQNGAALNNLPSSVLDTDFNTTSNVLKSDIFVENASFLRMDNITLGYTFPKWLDGKASLRLSAGVQNAFVLTKYSGLDPEITNNGLDKTIYPRQRTLLFGANVKF; translated from the coding sequence ATGAAAACAATTTACACTAAGTTGTTAATTTTAGTACTGCTGCTTCCGCTAAGTGCCTTTGCTCAGGGTACTTTGAACGGTAAAGTCACTGACCAGGCGTCAGGACAACCGTTGCCGGGGGTCAGCATCATCATCCAGAGTACCCAGAATGGTACTTCGACAGACATGGATGGAAACTTCTCCCTATCTAATGTGAAGCGCGGCGACAAGCTCGTTTTCTCATTTATCGGGTATAAGGAAGTCGTCCAAAACTATGACGGACAAAAATCCGTATCTGTCGTTATGGAAGAGCAATCAAGTGAACTGCAGGAAGTTGTGGTTCAGGTGGGTTACGGTAGCGTGAAGAAAAAAGACGCGACCGGATCCGTAACCACAGTGAGCGAAAAGGATTTCAACCGCGGTGCCAATGTTACCACCGAAAACCTGCTTAATGGTAGGGTTGCAGGTCTTGTAATCAACACGAGTGGCGCACCGGGATCCGGTTCCCAGATCAGGATCCGTGGCGGCGGATCGCTTTTGGCCAGTAATGAGCCGCTGATCGTAGTTGATGGTTTGCCTATTGAAAACACGACTAACACCGGTTCTACCTCGTTTCTTGCGACATTAAATCCCAATACAGTGGAATCCATCAGTGTGTTGAAAGATGCGTCGGCGACTGCTATTTATGGTTCACGTGCATCCAATGGTGTGATTATTATTACCACAAAACGCGGAGGTAAAGACTTGTCTTTTGAATATAATTTCCAATATGGATTAGGGAAGCTTGTGAAAACTATTGATGTCTTCAGCGGCGATGAATACCGTGCCCTGATTGCAGACAAACTTCCGGGTAAAGTCACCTCACTAGGCACCGCTAACACAAACTGGCAGGATGCCATTTACAGGAAAACCGACCTGGTGGACCAAAGCGCTACTTTGAGGGGCAACCTTTTTAAGACCATCCCGGCCAGACTTACGGTAGGAAGGACTTATCAGGAAGGATTAAGGCTCACCAATGAATTTACAAGGAACACCGTTGGCCTCGCCATGAGCCCGGTATTGTTCGACAATCATTTAAGGATGAGGATTAATGCCAATTATTCCAATGAAACCAACAGGTTCGCCGACGGTGTTGAGGGCTCTGCCATCGCATTCGATCCGACACAACCTATATATGATGCCAATTCTCCCTATGGAGGTTTCTTCCAATACTATACCGGCGATGGTACGCTTTCAGGATCAACCTTGTCGCCAAACGTGACAAGAAACCCTGTGGCTCAGCTGTTACAGACTTATGACAACGGAAGGAACAACAGGACTTTCGGAAACATCGAAATGGACTACAAACTGCACTTCTTCCCTGATCTGCGCGTGGTTGTCAATGGTGGATTCGACGAGGCACACGGTGTGCGCACCAGGCTTATGGGTCGCGATGCAGGATCTGCGCCAAGCAATGCCAACCAGCCTTTCGGAAAAGATGAATTGGAGTTGGAAAACAGGAGGAATAAACTGCTTGACGCATATTTTGTTTACAGTAAGACGATTAATGATTTCAGTTTTGAGTTGACGGCAGGGCATTCTTACCAGAAATTCGAATCAGAAAAATTCACCACCGGGAACCGTCGCGACCTGCTGGTTTTGGGGAACAGTCAGTTTCCTGAAACAGACAGAAGGACGCCAAACGTCCTGGAGGCCTATTTCGCAAGAACCAACCTGACACTGAACGACTTTTTACTTACCCTCTCTTATCGTAGGGATGGTACCTCGAGGTTTAGTAGCGACAACAGGTGGGGTAACTTCCCCGCGGCAGCTTTTGCATGGAAACTGAAAGATGCGTTGTTTAAGAACAGTGCCTCAGTATCTGACCTTAAATTGAGGCTTGGATACGGGATCACCGGAACGCAGAACTTCGATTTTGCCAATGCTTACCTTCAAAAATTCATTACCGGAAGCGGTACGGCACAGTATTATTTCGGTGCGGGGCCGGTACCGATCGCACAGCCTGACAGGATCAGCCCTGACCTGAAATGGGAAGAAGCGACCACCTATAATGCCGGCCTTGATTTCGGGTTTGCCGAAAACAGGATTACCGGAAGTATTGATGCGTTTTACCGTGAAACCAATGACCTGATCCAGGATGCGCCTATTGCCGACGGCGGTAACAATTCGAATTATGCGATCCAGAATATTGGAAGCTTTACGACCAAAGGACTTGAATTTAGTATCAACGCCAATGTTGTAAAGACGGCTGATTTTAACTGGAATGTCAATTTCAATGCCTCGACTTTCCAGCGAAAAGTAACTGAACTGGCAAACCACCAGGATGTATTGACCGGTGAAAACGTGGCGGGCACCGGATCTCCGGTATTACTTTTCAAGGAAGGTTTTTCCCCATTTTCTTACTACGTTTTCAAACAATTGTACGATACGGACAACAATCCGATCGAAGGCGCTTACGCAGACTTAAATAACGACAACGTCATCAATGAATCTGACCGTTACGTTTATAAGAACCAGGATCCTGATGTAACAATGGGCTTTGCTTCAACGATGAACATTGGCAATCTTGATTTCTCATTCAATTTGAGGGCCAGTATCGGAAACCACGTTTTTAACGGGGTGAACGCAAGCCAGGCGCAATATGCGCTGTTGCAAAATGGCGCCGCGCTGAACAACCTTCCGAGTTCAGTACTTGATACTGATTTTAACACCACTTCGAATGTGTTGAAGTCCGATATTTTTGTGGAAAATGCCTCTTTCCTGAGGATGGACAATATTACTTTGGGGTACACGTTCCCAAAATGGCTTGACGGAAAAGCTTCATTAAGGCTGTCTGCTGGTGTTCAAAACGCATTTGTATTGACAAAATACAGCGGATTGGATCCTGAGATTACCAACAATGGGCTCGACAAAACAATTTATCCAAGGCAGAGAACGCTCTTGTTTGGAGCTAATGTAAAATTTTAA
- a CDS encoding RagB/SusD family nutrient uptake outer membrane protein, whose product MKKINFNFFYILSLSLVLFSCANEMNVVSEDDDILSPEILYSTPEGYRQALAGVYGNLAITGTGDSGSSNLQGIDAGTSNYGRCLWYLQDMTTDEVIWSYENDAGTAELQRTIWTPSNAIIIGMFSRVMLEVSFANDFLRQTSDEKIAQRGNTDPAFLANVKDYRNEARVLRAYAYYEMMDLFGKAAFVTENDPLNTKGPEYNRQQLFTFIESELNEVLPELKPARSNEYGRVDKAFAQMILAKMYLNAEVYIQQNRYNDCITKCNEIIAGGYSLKPNYLDNFKADNNTSEEMIFTLQSDGAATQNYGATTMLINGQIGEWEGNGSEFGVGGWGGALRVRKQLVQKFDGGEFDFDARKTFGTGVADNPNKQRSIDISDISVRTQGYILNKWSNKTASGQAGVSTTFVDTDFPLFRLADVYLMYAEATLRGGNGDAGLALGYVNALRERANGGSDVGNITSGQLTLDFILDERARELHWESHRRQDLIRFGKFSGGSYNWAWKGNAANGIAISPNLNVFPIPTASLRTNPNLTQNTGY is encoded by the coding sequence ATGAAAAAAATTAATTTTAACTTTTTCTACATCCTTTCCCTCTCATTGGTGCTGTTTTCGTGCGCGAATGAAATGAATGTAGTGTCTGAGGACGACGATATATTGTCGCCTGAAATCCTGTACAGTACGCCTGAGGGCTACAGGCAGGCATTGGCGGGAGTGTACGGTAACCTTGCCATTACGGGTACGGGTGACTCCGGATCGTCAAACCTTCAGGGTATTGATGCCGGTACGAGTAACTATGGCAGATGTCTGTGGTATTTGCAGGACATGACGACAGATGAGGTAATCTGGAGTTATGAAAACGATGCCGGGACAGCAGAGCTTCAGAGAACAATCTGGACGCCAAGCAATGCGATTATCATTGGGATGTTCAGCCGCGTGATGCTCGAAGTATCATTTGCAAACGACTTCTTAAGGCAGACGAGCGACGAGAAAATTGCACAAAGAGGCAATACAGATCCGGCGTTTTTAGCCAATGTGAAGGATTACCGCAATGAGGCGAGGGTACTCAGGGCATATGCTTATTATGAAATGATGGATTTATTTGGCAAAGCGGCCTTCGTGACCGAAAATGACCCACTTAATACCAAAGGGCCGGAATACAACAGGCAACAACTCTTTACCTTTATCGAAAGCGAGCTCAATGAAGTACTGCCTGAGCTGAAACCTGCCAGATCCAATGAGTATGGCAGGGTTGACAAGGCTTTCGCGCAAATGATCCTGGCTAAGATGTACCTGAATGCGGAAGTTTACATCCAGCAGAACAGATACAATGACTGTATTACAAAATGCAATGAGATTATAGCAGGAGGGTATTCACTGAAACCAAATTACCTCGATAATTTCAAAGCAGATAACAATACTTCAGAGGAGATGATCTTTACACTCCAGTCAGACGGTGCCGCAACGCAAAATTACGGTGCGACCACAATGCTTATCAATGGTCAGATAGGAGAATGGGAAGGCAATGGATCCGAGTTCGGTGTTGGAGGCTGGGGAGGCGCCCTGCGCGTGAGGAAACAACTTGTTCAGAAGTTTGATGGCGGTGAATTTGATTTCGACGCCAGGAAAACCTTTGGAACCGGTGTGGCTGACAATCCTAATAAGCAAAGAAGTATCGATATCAGCGATATCTCAGTGCGGACGCAAGGCTACATCCTTAACAAATGGTCAAATAAGACCGCTTCAGGACAAGCTGGCGTAAGCACCACTTTCGTTGATACGGACTTTCCCTTATTCAGGCTTGCCGACGTTTACCTGATGTACGCTGAAGCCACCTTAAGGGGTGGAAACGGAGACGCCGGACTGGCGCTTGGTTACGTGAATGCGTTGAGGGAAAGGGCAAACGGTGGTTCTGATGTAGGAAATATCACTTCGGGCCAGCTTACACTGGATTTCATCCTTGACGAAAGGGCTCGCGAATTGCACTGGGAGTCGCACAGGAGACAGGATCTGATCCGTTTCGGTAAATTTTCGGGCGGCAGCTACAACTGGGCCTGGAAAGGAAACGCCGCCAACGGTATTGCCATTTCCCCAAACCTGAATGTATTCCCTATTCCTACCGCGTCATTGCGTACCAATCCTAATTTAACTCAAAATACAGGTTACTAA
- a CDS encoding SusF/SusE family outer membrane protein translates to MKNTFKILAAFIMISGLWSCESEDNFMIAEPQANAFAILTPDTGTAVTITEATPTANTALTLTWEDVTYGTPTLVNYTVEFALNGTDFANPTVITTVPDTRYAMTFADLDAKAKALVTTPEIPYDGSPIAIDVRIKSSIGTTASEEKYSEVTTIVVTSFIPTNPPLIDYPQLYLVGPASEAGWANGADNQPMFRDANNDKLFILTAYFNAGQLKFLAKYGQWAPQYGGGGGFLVFRPTESDPDPSPIDIATAGYYTVTVDTQALTYSIVPYDASGAASFDSVGIIGTGTSDDWTSDQNLTATPQNPHLWKARGLELTAENVKFRANDQWALPGNWGAGTFELFGKTSIDGGDFKAVDVNGTYDVYFNDLDGRYAFLPAQQ, encoded by the coding sequence ATGAAAAATACATTTAAAATTTTAGCTGCATTCATCATGATCTCAGGATTATGGTCCTGCGAAAGCGAAGATAATTTCATGATTGCCGAACCGCAGGCCAATGCTTTCGCCATCCTTACCCCGGACACCGGTACTGCCGTTACAATCACGGAAGCCACACCTACAGCAAACACCGCCCTGACCCTGACCTGGGAAGACGTCACCTACGGTACCCCTACCTTAGTGAATTACACCGTTGAGTTCGCGTTAAACGGAACGGATTTCGCCAATCCGACAGTCATTACCACTGTTCCGGATACGCGTTACGCCATGACTTTTGCCGATTTAGATGCCAAAGCCAAAGCGCTGGTCACGACGCCGGAAATACCATACGACGGATCACCTATCGCCATCGATGTGAGGATCAAGTCATCGATCGGAACTACGGCTTCAGAAGAAAAATATTCAGAAGTGACTACCATAGTGGTAACTTCTTTTATCCCTACAAACCCGCCTCTGATTGATTATCCACAGCTTTATCTGGTAGGTCCTGCTTCAGAAGCCGGATGGGCCAACGGTGCCGACAACCAGCCGATGTTCAGGGACGCTAACAACGACAAGCTTTTTATCCTGACTGCCTACTTTAACGCGGGCCAATTGAAATTCCTTGCCAAATACGGCCAATGGGCCCCGCAATACGGTGGCGGTGGCGGATTTTTGGTGTTCAGGCCAACGGAATCCGATCCTGATCCATCTCCTATTGACATTGCAACTGCAGGTTATTATACTGTCACTGTAGATACCCAAGCGCTCACTTATTCTATCGTTCCTTATGATGCATCAGGGGCTGCAAGTTTTGATTCGGTAGGAATCATCGGTACCGGTACAAGTGATGACTGGACCAGCGACCAGAACCTGACTGCCACGCCTCAGAATCCACACCTTTGGAAAGCCAGGGGTCTTGAGCTGACTGCAGAGAACGTTAAGTTCAGGGCGAACGACCAATGGGCGCTTCCCGGAAACTGGGGCGCGGGAACTTTTGAGTTGTTCGGGAAAACGTCTATTGATGGCGGCGACTTCAAAGCGGTCGACGTGAACGGTACTTATGATGTATACTTCAATGACCTCGATGGCAGATATGCTTTCCTGCCAGCGCAACAATAA
- a CDS encoding alpha-amylase family glycosyl hydrolase, with translation MKKILSCFALFAVSVAFAQVQTVTYSIAPPAFEETTSITITVNGSSLNETSWGIASDHALYLWSWCFDVNDANSQDCPTNGSWTSSSESNRLTYNAGTDSYSITFVPTTFYNRAGIGKIGFLVKAKNGTGDKKSQDIFAEVGAFGVTLSTPTQNSNTILAPGSSLQVTASNTNGNASYVLLSNGVVLNTNPSTTSYSFNHAGITANQNYELQVTQGAVTISKKFSAIVNPGTVTASVPAGMEDGINYNPGDATRATLVLSAPGKDFVYIAGSFNNWEPDASYAMKKDPDFANNGKFWLEISGLTPNVNYTYQYWVVDTTPFANSPALVKTADPFSTLVVNTYDDPFIPAATYPNIPAYPAGQNRDVTVLQTGQAPYNWQVTNFTKPKKEDLVVYEVLIRDFDANRNFQSLIDRIDYFKNLKINAIELMPVMEFEGNESWGYNTSFHMALDKFYGTSDKFKELIDLCHQNGIAVILDVALNHAFGRNPMVRMWMKDPDGDGWGDASSENPYFNEFAKHSYSVGNDFNHASPYTRAYVKRVIKHWIKDYKIDGFRWDLTKGFTQACSGGDDSCTNTYQADRVAVLKEYADYSWFGDNSANPNAWNGDPYHYAIFEHLGADNEEQQWANYRLNETPSKGVMMWGELTYPYTQLIEGYATGADISRIGNTAHGFTGKRVMGYPESHDKERLMYSAMKYGLNTGTSPVFNNLNNSLARMSSIAAISLLVPGPKMIWHFADLGYDDSIYTCDNGTVNTETDATTGDCKLSTKPQEQWTGNWLGVTERAQLYNNYARMISLKINEPVFEGSYTISPDGGNNLKQRIYVFDNALPATALKNVVILTNFNSISQSVTANFPYAGTWYNLMDNSSVNVINTAMTLNIAAGGFRIYGNKQALLNTDIVEQAHIRLSPNPASGYFTLDAETEAVEVYSITGQLVKSYRDHYTASSVFEVGDLTAGVYIVKSFDANQRETTMKLVKQ, from the coding sequence ATGAAAAAGATTTTATCCTGTTTCGCGCTTTTTGCGGTTTCCGTTGCGTTTGCCCAGGTTCAGACGGTAACGTACAGCATCGCTCCGCCGGCGTTCGAAGAGACTACTTCAATTACGATTACGGTCAACGGAAGCAGCCTCAACGAAACCAGTTGGGGAATCGCCTCTGATCACGCACTTTACCTGTGGTCATGGTGTTTCGATGTCAATGATGCCAACAGCCAGGACTGTCCCACCAACGGCTCCTGGACCTCTTCGAGTGAATCCAACAGGCTCACCTACAATGCGGGAACGGATTCCTACAGCATCACCTTTGTCCCGACCACCTTTTACAATCGGGCGGGCATTGGCAAGATCGGTTTTCTGGTCAAGGCCAAAAACGGTACAGGCGACAAAAAATCGCAGGATATTTTCGCTGAGGTGGGCGCTTTTGGCGTGACTTTGTCAACACCCACCCAAAACAGCAATACGATTCTCGCTCCGGGCAGCAGTTTGCAGGTTACGGCATCCAATACGAATGGCAATGCCAGTTATGTGCTGTTATCCAATGGGGTAGTGCTCAACACGAATCCTTCAACGACAAGTTACAGCTTCAATCACGCGGGCATCACTGCAAACCAGAATTATGAACTGCAGGTGACACAGGGCGCCGTGACGATTTCCAAAAAATTCTCGGCCATTGTCAATCCGGGCACCGTAACAGCATCCGTACCCGCAGGTATGGAGGACGGAATCAACTACAATCCTGGTGACGCTACGCGCGCCACTTTGGTGCTTAGTGCACCTGGCAAAGATTTTGTTTACATTGCGGGCAGCTTCAACAACTGGGAGCCCGACGCATCTTATGCCATGAAAAAAGACCCGGATTTTGCCAATAACGGCAAGTTCTGGCTCGAAATCAGCGGACTCACACCAAACGTCAATTACACCTACCAATACTGGGTTGTTGATACGACACCCTTCGCGAATTCCCCCGCGCTGGTTAAAACTGCGGACCCGTTTTCAACCTTGGTCGTCAACACCTATGATGATCCGTTCATTCCCGCGGCTACTTATCCAAATATTCCTGCCTACCCGGCAGGCCAAAACCGCGATGTGACCGTTTTGCAGACGGGACAGGCGCCTTATAACTGGCAGGTCACGAATTTTACCAAACCTAAAAAAGAGGATTTGGTTGTGTATGAGGTCTTGATAAGGGATTTTGATGCCAACCGAAATTTTCAGTCGCTCATTGACCGCATCGACTATTTTAAAAATTTAAAGATTAATGCTATCGAGCTGATGCCGGTGATGGAGTTTGAAGGCAATGAGTCGTGGGGATATAACACGTCTTTTCACATGGCGCTGGATAAGTTTTACGGTACTTCCGATAAGTTTAAGGAGTTGATTGACCTTTGTCATCAGAACGGCATTGCGGTTATCCTTGACGTGGCGCTGAACCACGCTTTCGGTCGCAACCCGATGGTGCGCATGTGGATGAAAGATCCTGACGGTGACGGCTGGGGTGACGCGAGCAGCGAAAACCCATACTTCAATGAGTTTGCGAAGCACAGTTACAGCGTTGGGAACGATTTCAATCACGCCTCTCCGTACACCAGGGCTTATGTAAAAAGGGTCATCAAGCACTGGATCAAGGATTACAAGATCGATGGTTTCCGATGGGATCTCACCAAGGGCTTCACGCAGGCCTGCTCGGGAGGCGACGACAGTTGTACCAACACCTATCAGGCTGACCGCGTTGCCGTACTTAAGGAATACGCTGATTATTCCTGGTTCGGAGACAATTCGGCTAACCCCAATGCATGGAATGGCGATCCTTATCACTACGCTATCTTTGAGCATTTGGGCGCCGATAACGAAGAACAGCAATGGGCGAACTACCGCCTGAATGAAACACCGAGTAAAGGAGTGATGATGTGGGGCGAATTGACTTATCCCTACACCCAGCTCATCGAAGGCTATGCTACAGGTGCCGATATCAGCCGGATAGGCAACACCGCCCACGGATTTACCGGCAAACGCGTCATGGGCTATCCCGAAAGTCATGACAAGGAACGCCTGATGTACAGCGCGATGAAATATGGCCTCAACACCGGGACTTCCCCGGTATTCAATAACCTGAACAATTCCCTGGCACGTATGTCATCTATTGCAGCCATCTCATTGCTGGTGCCGGGACCGAAGATGATCTGGCATTTTGCCGATCTGGGCTACGACGATTCAATCTATACCTGTGACAACGGCACGGTGAATACAGAAACTGATGCCACTACGGGAGACTGCAAGCTGTCCACCAAACCCCAGGAGCAATGGACAGGCAACTGGCTCGGTGTCACTGAAAGGGCGCAACTCTACAATAATTACGCAAGGATGATCTCGCTGAAAATCAACGAACCTGTGTTTGAGGGATCCTACACCATCAGTCCGGACGGCGGCAACAACCTCAAGCAGCGGATTTACGTTTTCGATAATGCACTGCCGGCTACAGCCCTGAAGAATGTTGTGATCCTGACGAATTTCAATTCAATCAGCCAGAGCGTGACGGCCAATTTCCCGTACGCTGGGACATGGTACAACCTGATGGACAACAGTTCGGTTAATGTAATCAATACGGCCATGACGCTCAATATCGCCGCAGGAGGTTTCCGTATTTACGGCAACAAGCAGGCGCTACTCAACACTGACATCGTCGAGCAGGCACACATCCGCCTGTCACCGAATCCCGCATCCGGCTACTTTACGCTGGACGCTGAGACTGAGGCAGTGGAAGTGTATTCGATCACCGGCCAGCTGGTAAAATCCTATCGTGACCATTATACGGCATCCTCTGTTTTCGAGGTAGGGGATCTTACTGCCGGAGTCTATATTGTAAAGTCGTTTGACGCTAACCAACGCGAAACTACGATGAAGCTCGTAAAACAATAA
- a CDS encoding ExbD/TolR family protein: protein MGIKRKRRFHPEIPTSSMSDIMFFLFLFFLIISTLANPNVIKLTLPKAKSNETTNKDHITLSVTEDKQYFLNQEAVPFETLETALAEKTSAANDKTVVVRVPADNKVQDLVDIMQIGVKLKLNFVIATAK from the coding sequence ATGGGAATTAAGAGAAAAAGGCGCTTTCATCCGGAAATCCCGACATCGTCGATGAGCGACATCATGTTTTTCCTGTTCCTGTTTTTCCTGATTATTTCGACCCTGGCCAACCCTAACGTCATTAAACTGACCCTGCCCAAGGCGAAATCAAACGAAACCACGAACAAGGACCACATTACGCTTTCGGTCACTGAAGACAAACAATATTTCCTGAACCAGGAAGCCGTGCCTTTTGAGACACTCGAAACGGCTTTGGCCGAAAAAACCAGTGCGGCCAATGACAAGACGGTGGTCGTGCGGGTTCCAGCCGACAACAAGGTGCAGGACCTGGTCGATATTATGCAAATCGGCGTCAAGCTCAAACTCAATTTCGTAATTGCCACCGCAAAATAA
- a CDS encoding MotA/TolQ/ExbB proton channel family protein translates to MMFLNFLLQDNPVTDSIANTAADAANTTATVTEQVSYLDFVLKGGIMIYPLILLLFFCIYVIIERYLSIKKQTAQDVMMLNDIRMNLKVGKIDNALMVCTRTPSASGNILRSGIAIIGRPISEIESVMDKTAEVEIAQMEKGLGYLGLISGIAPILGFIGTISGVIKIFHTISATGNLNIQTISGGLYEKMISSGAGLVVGVIAYAGYHLFNMMIDNFTLKVQKQTLEVINIIHEPQNGN, encoded by the coding sequence ATGATGTTCCTTAATTTCCTGCTCCAGGATAATCCCGTAACCGATTCGATCGCAAACACAGCCGCCGACGCTGCCAATACAACCGCTACGGTAACAGAACAGGTGTCTTACCTTGACTTCGTCCTGAAAGGCGGAATCATGATTTATCCATTGATCTTGCTGTTGTTCTTTTGCATTTACGTGATTATCGAACGCTATTTATCAATTAAAAAACAAACCGCGCAGGACGTTATGATGCTCAACGACATCAGGATGAACCTGAAAGTCGGCAAGATTGACAACGCGCTGATGGTCTGCACCAGGACCCCCTCGGCATCCGGAAATATATTAAGGAGCGGCATCGCGATCATCGGTCGGCCGATCAGCGAAATCGAATCAGTGATGGACAAAACCGCCGAGGTTGAGATCGCGCAAATGGAAAAAGGGCTGGGTTACCTCGGGTTGATTTCAGGTATCGCCCCAATCCTTGGGTTTATTGGGACGATTTCAGGGGTTATTAAAATTTTCCACACCATATCGGCGACAGGAAACCTGAACATACAAACCATTTCGGGCGGACTGTACGAAAAGATGATCAGTTCAGGCGCGGGGCTTGTCGTGGGTGTCATCGCCTATGCCGGCTACCACCTGTTTAATATGATGATCGATAATTTTACGCTTAAGGTGCAGAAACAGACACTGGAGGTAATCAACATAATACACGAGCCACAAAATGGGAATTAA